In a single window of the Acyrthosiphon pisum isolate AL4f chromosome X, pea_aphid_22Mar2018_4r6ur, whole genome shotgun sequence genome:
- the LOC103310499 gene encoding putative nuclease HARBI1: MDLSASSSSSDDELFIIDVLQLLPRPRFFRDRSNPLTDYDDVDFKQRFRLSKRMFINLLDMISHNISQNTLRNVSLSPMLQLLIALRYYATGAFQAVLGDHIHVHKSTVCRVIKKVSEAIAFLKPKYIQMPRSQTEIDLVQHDFFLTRNFPKVIGAIDCTHIKIQSPNSDIGEKFRNRKGFFSVNVQAVCNSHMQFINIVARWPGSVHDSTIFDNSLLRAQFENNEFGNSVLVGDGGYACRNYMMTPLGNPTSESELRYQKAQIGTRNVIERTFGVWKRRFPVLSLGIRTQIQTTLTTIIATAVLHNMLIAANEPLVIDETLLTADMLDQVPVLP, from the exons atggaTTTGTCGGCTTCGTCTTCATCTAGTGatgatgaattatttattattgatgttttacAATTGCTACCAAGACCACGATTTTTTCGAGACAGGTCTAATCCGCTGACAGATTATGATGATGTAGATTTTAAACAAAGATTCAG ATTGTCAAAACGTATGTTCATAAATCTACTTGACATGATAAGCCACAATATATCTCAAAATACACTACGAAATGTGTCATTGTCACCAATGTTACAGCTTCTGATAGCCCTGAGATATTATGCTACAGGTGCTTTTCAG gcAGTTTTAGGTGATCATATACATGTCCACAAATCGACAGTTTGCCGTGTCATTAAAAAAGTTTCTGAAGCTATTGCATTTCTAAAacctaaatatatacaaatgccAAGATCACAAACTGAAATCGACTTAGTTCAACATGATTTCTTTTTAACACGTAATTTTCCAAAAGTTATTGGTGCAATTGATTGTACCCACATAAAAATTCAGTCTCCCAATAGTGACATTGGAGAGAAATTCCGTAATAGAAAAGGATTCTTTTCTGTTAATGTACAAGCAGTGTGTAATAGCCAtatgcaatttataaatattgtagctAG GTGGCCTGGTTCAGTTCATGACTCTACAATATTCGACAATTCATTATTACGAGCACAGTTTGAAAACAATGAGTTTGGAAATTCGGTTCTTGTAGGTGATGGGGGTTATGCTTGTAGAAATTATATGATGACACCACTTGGAAATCCTACAAGTGAATCAGAACTACGATATCAG aaagCTCAAATTGGTACTAGGAATGTCATAGAGAGAACATTTGGTGTATGGAAGAGGCGGTTCCCAGTTTTATCTCTAGGAATACGAACCCAAATACAGACTACTCTTACCACAATTATTGCTACTGCAGTGTTGCACAATATGTTAATTGCAGCAAATGAACCACTGGTTATAGACGAAACACTACTTACTGCTGATATGCTGGATCAAGTTCCAGTATTGCCTTAG